One genomic window of Micrococcus flavus includes the following:
- the cysS gene encoding cysteine--tRNA ligase — translation MPQRFYDTRTAEIRDFVPLVPGQASVYYCGATVQGMPHVGHVRSAIVFDVLIRWLEATGLRVTSVRNVTDIDDKILDRSAASHEDGFEASHLYPAAEPWWALAYRFEKAFDAAYLALGVRRPTYEPRATGHVPEMLALIQRLIERGHAYPAQDGSGDVYFDVRSWDRYGELTRQRVEDMQDAPDADPRGKRDPRDFALWKGAKEGEPATAVWDSPWGAGRPGWHLECSAMSTKYLGAEFDIHGGGLDLRFPHHENELAQSAAAGDGFARFWLHNGLVTYGGEKMSKSVGNTISPEEMLQLARPRAVRYFLGQAHYRSQLDYRPGALDEAAAAVERIEGFVQRATATHGAPELTAPLAEHVPATFRAALEDDLAVPQALAALHEAVRAGNSALAAGDDDAARARLVEVAAMTAVLGLDDVPESGAAGGPEAAALDALVRSQIEARAQARADKDWATADRIRDALAAAGVVVEDGAAGAAWHLSD, via the coding sequence ATGCCCCAGCGCTTCTACGACACCCGCACCGCCGAGATCCGGGACTTCGTCCCGCTCGTGCCCGGCCAGGCGTCGGTCTACTACTGCGGGGCCACGGTGCAGGGGATGCCGCACGTGGGGCACGTGCGCAGCGCGATCGTCTTCGACGTCCTGATCCGCTGGCTCGAGGCCACCGGCCTGCGGGTCACCTCGGTCCGCAACGTCACGGACATCGACGACAAGATCCTGGACCGCTCCGCCGCCTCGCACGAGGATGGCTTCGAGGCCAGCCACCTGTACCCCGCCGCGGAGCCGTGGTGGGCGCTGGCCTACCGCTTCGAGAAGGCGTTCGACGCCGCCTACCTCGCCCTGGGCGTGCGCCGACCCACGTACGAGCCCCGCGCCACGGGCCACGTCCCGGAGATGCTCGCCCTGATCCAGCGGCTGATCGAGCGCGGCCACGCCTACCCGGCGCAGGACGGCTCGGGGGACGTGTACTTCGACGTCCGCTCGTGGGACCGCTATGGCGAGCTGACCCGCCAGCGCGTGGAGGACATGCAGGACGCCCCGGACGCGGACCCGCGCGGCAAGCGCGATCCCCGCGACTTCGCCCTGTGGAAGGGCGCCAAGGAGGGTGAGCCCGCCACCGCGGTGTGGGACTCACCGTGGGGCGCGGGCCGTCCGGGCTGGCACCTGGAGTGCTCGGCCATGTCCACGAAGTACCTCGGCGCGGAGTTCGACATCCACGGCGGCGGCCTGGACCTGCGCTTCCCGCACCACGAGAACGAGCTGGCCCAGTCCGCGGCCGCCGGGGACGGCTTCGCCCGCTTCTGGCTGCACAACGGCCTGGTCACCTACGGCGGGGAGAAGATGTCCAAGTCCGTGGGCAACACCATCTCGCCGGAGGAGATGCTCCAGCTGGCCCGCCCCAGGGCCGTCCGCTACTTCCTGGGCCAGGCCCACTACCGCTCCCAGCTGGACTACCGTCCCGGCGCCCTCGACGAGGCTGCGGCCGCCGTCGAGCGCATCGAGGGCTTCGTCCAGCGCGCCACGGCCACCCACGGCGCGCCCGAGCTGACCGCGCCGCTGGCCGAGCACGTCCCCGCCACTTTCCGCGCTGCCCTGGAGGACGACCTCGCCGTCCCCCAGGCGCTCGCGGCGCTGCACGAGGCCGTCCGGGCCGGCAACTCCGCGCTCGCGGCCGGGGACGACGACGCCGCCCGGGCCCGCCTCGTCGAGGTCGCCGCCATGACGGCGGTCCTGGGCCTGGACGACGTCCCCGAGTCCGGCGCCGCCGGCGGCCCCGAGGCCGCGGCGCTCGACGCGCTGGTCCGCTCCCAGATCGAGGCCCGCGCGCAGGCCCGCGCGGACAAGGACTGGGCCACCGCGGACCGCATCCGGGACGCCCTGGCCGCGGCCGGCGTCGTGGTGGAGGACGGCGCCGCGGGCGCCGCCTGGCACCTGTCCGACTGA
- the ispF gene encoding 2-C-methyl-D-erythritol 2,4-cyclodiphosphate synthase encodes MPTALVIAAAGAGTRLGAGVPKALAPLADGRPLLDHCLESVAVARAAGVVLDAVVVLVPPAGADARRVADVVARHEPDLAVPVTCVPGGAERADSVRAGLAAADAALTDAGHAAGSGPRHVLVHDAARAFTPPSVFRAVQDALGDGAPAAVPGLPVTDTIKTVAGPAEQPVVTGTPARSSLRAVQTPQGFDLDLLLAAHEAARASAEADPAALTDDAMAMEAAGHAVRVVPGDEAAFKVTSPRDLGTAAGMLASPERVEATPARAPARAPAASVPALPRTGFGTDVHAWAPEDAPRPLWLGCVEWPGQRGVAATSDGDVAAHAACNALLSAAGLGDLGAVFGVDRVEMRGATGAAMLEHVAGLLAAAGFRIGNVAVQVVAPRPKVGTRRAEMERAMSAALGGAPVSVSAATTDRLGFIGRGEGLVGFATALVVPLA; translated from the coding sequence ATGCCCACCGCACTCGTGATCGCCGCCGCCGGGGCCGGCACCCGCCTCGGTGCCGGCGTGCCCAAGGCCCTCGCCCCGCTCGCCGACGGCCGCCCCCTCCTGGACCACTGCCTCGAGTCCGTCGCCGTGGCCCGGGCCGCGGGCGTCGTGCTGGACGCCGTGGTGGTCCTCGTCCCGCCCGCCGGGGCCGACGCGCGGCGGGTCGCCGACGTCGTCGCGCGCCACGAGCCGGACCTGGCCGTCCCGGTGACGTGCGTCCCCGGTGGCGCCGAGCGGGCCGACTCGGTCCGCGCGGGCCTGGCCGCTGCCGACGCGGCCCTGACCGACGCCGGCCACGCCGCCGGGTCCGGGCCGCGCCATGTCCTGGTGCACGACGCCGCCCGCGCCTTCACCCCGCCGTCCGTGTTCCGCGCGGTGCAGGACGCCCTCGGGGACGGTGCGCCCGCGGCGGTCCCCGGACTGCCCGTGACGGACACGATCAAGACCGTCGCGGGTCCGGCGGAGCAGCCCGTCGTCACCGGCACGCCGGCGCGGTCCTCCCTGCGCGCCGTCCAGACGCCGCAGGGCTTCGACCTCGACCTCCTCCTGGCCGCCCACGAGGCGGCCCGCGCGTCGGCGGAGGCGGACCCGGCCGCCCTCACCGACGACGCCATGGCCATGGAGGCCGCCGGCCACGCGGTGCGCGTGGTCCCCGGGGACGAGGCCGCGTTCAAGGTGACCTCGCCCCGCGACCTCGGCACGGCCGCCGGGATGCTGGCGAGCCCCGAGCGGGTGGAGGCCACCCCCGCCCGCGCCCCCGCCCGCGCCCCCGCCGCGTCCGTCCCCGCCCTGCCGCGTACCGGCTTCGGCACGGACGTGCACGCGTGGGCCCCCGAGGACGCCCCGCGCCCGCTGTGGCTCGGGTGCGTGGAGTGGCCGGGCCAGCGCGGCGTGGCCGCCACCTCGGACGGCGACGTCGCGGCACATGCGGCCTGCAACGCGCTGCTCTCCGCCGCCGGCCTGGGGGATCTGGGCGCCGTGTTCGGCGTGGACCGCGTCGAGATGCGCGGGGCCACCGGCGCCGCGATGCTCGAGCACGTGGCGGGCCTGCTCGCTGCGGCCGGGTTCCGCATCGGCAACGTGGCCGTGCAGGTGGTGGCGCCCCGGCCCAAGGTGGGCACGCGGCGCGCGGAGATGGAGCGGGCCATGTCCGCGGCGCTCGGCGGTGCCCCGGTGTCCGTCTCGGCGGCCACCACGGACCGGCTCGGGTTCATCGGCCGGGGCGAGGGGCTCGTGGGGTTCGCGACGGCGCTGGTGGTCCCCCTCGCCTGA
- a CDS encoding CarD family transcriptional regulator, which translates to MVFEVGETVVYPHHGAARIEEIKTRTVRGEEKMYLKLKVAQGDLTIEVPAENVDLVGVRDVVDSEGLEHVIQVLQAEHVEEPTNWSRRYKANLEKLASGDVNKVAEVVRDLWRRDHDRGLSAGEKRMLSKARQVLVSELALAKKVTEEEAEGMLDTVLEG; encoded by the coding sequence ATGGTTTTCGAGGTTGGAGAGACCGTCGTCTATCCCCATCACGGTGCGGCTCGCATCGAGGAGATCAAGACGCGCACCGTCAGGGGCGAAGAGAAGATGTACCTCAAGCTGAAGGTGGCGCAGGGGGATCTGACCATCGAGGTGCCCGCGGAGAACGTGGACCTGGTCGGCGTCCGGGACGTCGTGGACTCGGAGGGCCTGGAGCACGTCATCCAGGTGCTGCAGGCCGAGCACGTGGAGGAGCCCACCAACTGGTCGCGCCGCTACAAGGCCAATCTGGAGAAGCTGGCCAGCGGGGACGTGAACAAGGTCGCCGAGGTCGTGCGGGACCTGTGGCGCCGCGACCACGACCGCGGCCTGTCCGCGGGGGAGAAGCGCATGCTCTCCAAGGCCCGCCAGGTGCTCGTCTCGGAGCTCGCACTGGCCAAGAAGGTCACCGAGGAGGAGGCCGAGGGCATGCTGGACACGGTGCTCGAGGGCTGA
- a CDS encoding response regulator transcription factor has translation MSRILIVEDEESFSDPLSYLLTKEGFEVAVAADGNEGLEEFDRGGADLILLDLMLPGMSGTEVCRQVRQRSNVPIIMLTAKDSEIDKVVGLELGADDYVTKPYSSRELVARVRAVLRRRGEPEELIASTVAAGPVRMDVERHVVAVGGEQVNLPLKEFELLEMLLRNAGRVLTRGQLIDRVWGSDYVGDTKTLDVHVKRLRSKIEPDPSNPRHLVTVRGLGYKFEA, from the coding sequence ATGAGCCGGATCCTGATCGTCGAGGACGAGGAGTCCTTCAGCGACCCCCTCTCCTACCTCCTCACCAAGGAGGGCTTCGAGGTGGCCGTCGCCGCCGACGGCAACGAGGGGCTCGAGGAGTTCGACCGCGGCGGAGCGGACCTGATCCTGCTCGACCTCATGCTTCCGGGGATGTCCGGCACGGAGGTGTGCCGCCAGGTGCGGCAGCGCTCCAACGTCCCGATCATCATGCTGACCGCCAAGGACTCCGAGATCGACAAGGTGGTGGGGCTCGAGCTTGGCGCGGACGACTACGTCACCAAGCCCTACTCCTCCCGCGAGCTGGTGGCCCGCGTCCGTGCCGTGCTGCGCCGCCGCGGCGAGCCCGAGGAGCTGATCGCCTCCACCGTGGCCGCGGGGCCGGTCCGCATGGACGTGGAGCGGCACGTGGTGGCCGTGGGCGGTGAACAGGTGAACCTGCCGCTCAAGGAGTTCGAGCTGCTGGAGATGCTCCTGCGCAATGCGGGCCGCGTGCTCACGCGGGGCCAGCTGATCGACCGCGTGTGGGGGTCCGACTACGTGGGGGACACCAAGACCCTCGACGTGCACGTCAAGCGCCTGCGCTCCAAGATCGAGCCGGACCCCTCGAATCCGCGTCACCTCGTGACCGTCCGCGGCCTGGGCTACAAGTTCGAGGCCTGA
- a CDS encoding sensor histidine kinase, with protein sequence MDPVIIGLLCGAVGLLIGVASMLAFRASERSRTVDLAVGEPTLSPGAAEVLSVLGRAYVVVDAVDGVVRANPSAYALGLVRGHTLVLDQLRDLTRSVRADGVIVERRVELPRDPLAQSTLVLEMRVAPLDEEYILILADDRTDATRTEAMRHDFVVNVSHELKTPVGAISLLAEAIDDAADDEVAVRRFATRLGIESTRLTALVQDIIEFSRVQAKDVVREGGPVDLNRVVAEAVDRLRLTAEARDIRLKAGGRVDAVVHGDADQLMTAVRNLVDNAVRYSPDGTTVGIGLSSRDGLAQITVTDQGVGISPEEQGRVFERFYRVDGARSRQTGGTGLGLSIVKHVVINHGGEVTLWSQPGRGSTFTIRLPEWEEPAVRGAAPVEPPSTERRGGRAAVSAAPSRKEHSA encoded by the coding sequence GTGGATCCCGTCATCATCGGCCTGCTGTGCGGCGCGGTCGGACTGCTCATCGGAGTGGCCTCCATGCTGGCCTTCCGCGCGTCCGAGCGCTCGCGCACGGTCGACCTCGCCGTCGGCGAGCCCACCCTCTCGCCCGGGGCCGCCGAGGTCCTCTCGGTCCTCGGCCGGGCGTACGTGGTGGTGGACGCGGTGGACGGCGTGGTGCGGGCCAACCCGTCCGCGTACGCGCTCGGCCTGGTCCGCGGGCACACTCTGGTGCTGGACCAGCTCCGGGACCTCACCCGCTCCGTGCGGGCGGACGGGGTGATCGTGGAGCGCCGCGTGGAGCTTCCGCGCGACCCGCTGGCGCAGTCCACGCTGGTGCTCGAGATGCGGGTGGCGCCCCTGGACGAGGAGTACATCCTCATTCTCGCGGACGACCGCACGGACGCCACCCGCACCGAGGCCATGCGGCACGACTTCGTGGTGAACGTGTCCCATGAGCTCAAGACGCCGGTGGGCGCCATCTCGCTGCTGGCGGAGGCCATCGACGACGCCGCCGACGACGAGGTCGCGGTCCGCCGGTTCGCCACGCGCCTGGGCATCGAGTCCACCCGCCTGACCGCGCTGGTGCAGGACATCATCGAGTTCTCCCGCGTCCAGGCCAAGGACGTGGTCCGCGAGGGCGGGCCCGTGGACCTCAACCGCGTGGTGGCCGAGGCCGTGGACCGGCTGCGGCTGACGGCCGAGGCGCGGGACATCCGGCTCAAGGCCGGCGGCCGGGTGGACGCCGTGGTGCACGGGGACGCGGACCAGCTCATGACGGCGGTCCGGAACCTCGTGGACAACGCGGTGCGGTACTCCCCGGACGGGACCACCGTGGGCATCGGCCTGTCCTCGCGGGACGGGCTGGCGCAGATCACGGTCACAGACCAGGGCGTGGGCATCAGCCCCGAGGAGCAGGGCCGCGTCTTCGAGCGGTTCTACCGGGTGGACGGGGCCCGTTCCCGTCAGACCGGCGGCACGGGCCTGGGGCTGAGCATCGTCAAGCACGTGGTCATCAACCACGGCGGTGAGGTGACCCTGTGGTCCCAGCCCGGCCGTGGCTCGACCTTCACCATCCGGCTGCCCGAATGGGAGGAGCCCGCCGTGCGCGGGGCCGCCCCCGTCGAGCCGCCGTCCACCGAGCGCCGAGGGGGCCGCGCCGCGGTCTCCGCGGCCCCGTCCCGTAAGGAGCACAGCGCATGA
- the phoU gene encoding phosphate signaling complex protein PhoU, with amino-acid sequence MRELYRANLARLGRDLLEIARLVHGAVLDARTALETADVHEAERVITEDARIDRLQEALDDQAARLLALQAPVATDLRTVLASLRMSASLERMGDLARHLAQLTRLRYPELVIPADMRVLFAEMADAAVKVAHEVVLLLETQDLAHADRIHELNEVVNEHHVAVFRAIAAPTWTATPSTTTDVTLASRYLERFTDHGLSVAAKVRYLVTGEQTRRGPEVGSV; translated from the coding sequence ATGCGCGAGCTGTACCGCGCCAACCTGGCCCGGCTGGGCCGCGACCTCCTCGAGATCGCCCGACTCGTCCACGGCGCCGTGCTCGACGCGCGGACCGCCCTCGAGACGGCCGACGTCCACGAAGCCGAACGGGTGATCACGGAGGACGCCCGGATCGACCGGCTGCAGGAGGCCCTCGACGACCAGGCCGCCCGCCTGCTCGCGCTGCAGGCCCCCGTGGCCACGGACCTGCGCACGGTGCTCGCGAGCCTGCGGATGAGCGCCTCGCTCGAGCGCATGGGCGACCTCGCCCGGCACCTCGCCCAGCTCACGCGCCTGCGCTACCCGGAGCTCGTGATCCCGGCGGACATGCGGGTGCTGTTCGCCGAGATGGCGGACGCCGCGGTGAAGGTGGCCCACGAGGTGGTCCTCCTGCTGGAGACCCAGGACCTCGCGCACGCCGACCGCATCCACGAGCTCAACGAGGTGGTCAACGAGCACCACGTCGCCGTGTTCCGGGCCATCGCCGCCCCCACCTGGACGGCGACGCCGTCCACCACCACGGACGTCACGCTCGCCTCGCGCTACCTGGAGCGGTTCACGGACCACGGCCTGTCCGTGGCCGCCAAGGTCCGCTACCTCGTGACGGGCGAGCAGACGCGCCGCGGGCCCGAGGTCGGCTCCGTCTGA
- a CDS encoding phosphoglyceromutase: MADTYKLILLRHGQSDWNEKNLFTGWVDVPLTEKGRAEASRGGELLAAEGLEPDVLHTSLLKRAITTANLALEAADRQWIPVKRSWRLNERHYGALQGKDKAQVKEEFGEEQFMVWRRSFDVPPPALDDDSEFSQAGEERYADIGPEAPRTEALKQVIDRLLPYWEEQIVPDLKAGKTVLVAAHGNSLRALVKHLDGISDDEIAGLNIPTGIPLYYELDQDLKPVTAHGRYLDPEAAAAGAAAVAAQGDKK, encoded by the coding sequence ATGGCTGACACCTACAAGCTGATCCTGTTGCGGCACGGTCAGAGCGACTGGAACGAGAAGAACCTGTTCACCGGCTGGGTGGACGTCCCGCTGACGGAGAAGGGCCGCGCCGAGGCGTCCCGCGGCGGCGAGCTGCTGGCCGCCGAGGGCCTGGAGCCGGACGTGCTGCACACGTCCCTCCTGAAGCGCGCCATCACCACCGCGAACCTCGCCCTCGAGGCCGCGGACCGCCAGTGGATCCCGGTCAAGCGCTCCTGGCGCCTGAACGAGCGCCACTACGGCGCCCTCCAGGGCAAGGACAAGGCCCAGGTCAAGGAGGAGTTCGGCGAGGAGCAGTTCATGGTGTGGCGCCGCTCCTTCGACGTCCCGCCGCCCGCGCTGGACGACGACTCCGAGTTCTCCCAGGCCGGCGAGGAGCGCTACGCGGACATCGGCCCCGAGGCGCCGCGCACCGAGGCCCTCAAGCAGGTCATCGACCGCCTGCTGCCCTACTGGGAGGAGCAGATCGTCCCGGACCTGAAGGCCGGGAAGACCGTCCTGGTGGCCGCGCACGGCAACTCGCTGCGCGCCCTGGTCAAGCACCTGGACGGGATCTCCGACGACGAGATCGCCGGCCTGAACATCCCCACCGGCATCCCGCTGTACTACGAGCTGGACCAGGACCTGAAGCCGGTCACCGCGCACGGCCGCTACCTGGACCCGGAGGCCGCCGCCGCCGGCGCCGCCGCCGTGGCCGCCCAGGGCGACAAGAAGTGA
- a CDS encoding class I SAM-dependent methyltransferase, whose translation MVQKARRLEGSAPTGLRGRARGGPRGHVTRGTTAAQRMRRVDRWLADVHGPLLRGTAAPLVVDLGFGAEPVTAVEMFTRLRAVNPALELLGLEIDPERVAHARATAPALPGLGWAHGGFELDVPRPPTVVRAFNVLRQYREEDVPEVWDLMCSRLAPDGLLVEGTCSEDGRRAAWVELDRTGPVSLTLALRLGAFERPSDVAERLPKALIHRHVPGEAVHRLLADADAAWAVHAPLGAYGTRQRWLATVSSLRAGGWPVLGRERRWRRGELSVLWDAVAPGAP comes from the coding sequence ATGGTCCAGAAGGCGCGACGGCTCGAGGGGTCCGCGCCGACCGGTCTGCGGGGTCGCGCCCGGGGCGGCCCCCGCGGCCATGTCACCCGCGGCACCACCGCGGCGCAGCGCATGCGGCGCGTGGACCGCTGGCTCGCGGACGTCCACGGCCCGCTGCTGCGGGGCACGGCGGCCCCCCTGGTGGTGGACCTGGGCTTCGGCGCCGAGCCGGTGACCGCCGTCGAGATGTTCACCCGCCTGCGGGCGGTGAACCCGGCACTCGAGCTGCTCGGCCTGGAGATCGACCCGGAGCGCGTGGCCCACGCCCGCGCCACCGCCCCCGCCCTGCCCGGCCTCGGCTGGGCCCACGGAGGCTTCGAGCTGGACGTGCCGCGCCCGCCCACCGTGGTCCGGGCGTTCAACGTCCTCCGCCAGTACCGCGAGGAGGACGTGCCGGAGGTGTGGGACCTGATGTGCTCGCGCCTCGCCCCGGACGGGCTGCTGGTGGAGGGCACGTGCTCGGAGGACGGCCGGCGCGCCGCGTGGGTCGAACTGGACCGCACGGGTCCGGTCTCGCTGACGCTCGCGCTGCGGCTGGGCGCCTTCGAGCGACCCTCCGACGTGGCCGAGCGGCTGCCCAAGGCCCTGATCCACCGACATGTGCCCGGGGAGGCGGTGCATCGCCTCCTGGCCGACGCCGACGCCGCCTGGGCCGTGCACGCGCCGCTGGGGGCCTACGGGACGCGACAGCGGTGGCTCGCCACGGTCAGCTCCCTGCGAGCGGGCGGGTGGCCCGTGCTCGGCCGTGAGCGCCGCTGGCGACGCGGAGAGCTCAGCGTCCTCTGGGACGCCGTGGCGCCCGGCGCGCCCTGA
- a CDS encoding DUF2516 family protein, protein MSAPMSFAVMAGDWLFLALAVLALLVEVWAFADVLRRSPQAFERVGGRPKSFWLLLTGIAVVVGVLSVLTSRGGLGLFGLAAVCVASVYLAGTRPDLDFYGGRR, encoded by the coding sequence ATGAGCGCCCCGATGTCCTTCGCCGTCATGGCCGGTGACTGGCTGTTCCTCGCCCTCGCCGTCCTGGCCCTCCTCGTGGAGGTGTGGGCCTTCGCGGACGTGCTGCGCCGCAGCCCCCAGGCCTTCGAGCGCGTCGGCGGCCGCCCCAAGAGCTTCTGGCTGCTGCTGACGGGCATCGCCGTCGTCGTCGGCGTGCTGAGCGTGCTGACCAGCCGTGGCGGGCTCGGCCTCTTCGGCCTGGCCGCCGTGTGCGTGGCCTCCGTCTACCTCGCCGGCACCCGACCGGACCTCGACTTCTACGGCGGGCGCCGCTGA
- the tmk gene encoding dTMP kinase — MSARRGLFLALEGADGTGKSTQARAVAAALRAAGHETLLTREPGGSPLGEAVRGLLLDPAHGPVDARTEALLFAAARAAHVAATVRPALEAGTVVVTDRYVDSSVAYQGAVRGLGTAWIAELNAWATEGLVPDLTVLLDADADTAGRRRASRHAGGGHAPDRMEQETAAAHESLRSAFRARAAAEPDRYLVLDAGVAPEALTRTVVEHVLPRLGRP, encoded by the coding sequence GTGTCCGCGCGTCGGGGACTGTTCCTCGCCCTCGAGGGCGCGGACGGCACCGGCAAGTCCACCCAGGCCCGCGCCGTCGCCGCCGCCCTGCGCGCCGCGGGCCACGAGACGCTCCTGACACGCGAGCCGGGCGGGTCGCCGCTCGGCGAGGCCGTGCGCGGGCTGCTGCTGGACCCCGCGCACGGGCCCGTGGACGCGCGCACCGAGGCGCTGCTGTTCGCCGCCGCCCGGGCCGCACACGTGGCGGCCACGGTCCGGCCGGCCCTCGAGGCCGGGACCGTGGTGGTGACCGACCGCTACGTGGACTCCTCGGTGGCGTACCAGGGCGCGGTGCGCGGCCTGGGGACCGCGTGGATCGCCGAGCTGAACGCGTGGGCCACCGAGGGGCTCGTCCCGGACCTGACCGTCCTGCTGGACGCGGATGCGGACACGGCGGGCCGGCGCCGGGCGTCCCGGCACGCGGGGGGCGGGCACGCACCCGACCGCATGGAGCAGGAGACCGCGGCGGCGCACGAGAGCCTGCGGTCGGCCTTCCGGGCGCGCGCCGCCGCCGAGCCGGACCGCTATCTGGTGCTCGACGCCGGGGTCGCCCCCGAGGCGCTCACCCGGACCGTCGTCGAGCACGTCCTCCCGCGGCTGGGGCGCCCGTGA
- a CDS encoding DNA polymerase III subunit delta', translated as MSAPAVPPPGHDAAQDTDVFADLAGQDASVARLRRAAAEPGPAHAWLFTGPPGSGRSSAARAFAAALQCAEPDPARRGCGRCHACRTVLGGTHPDVTVLATEAVHYRIEDVRALVEAAQSTPATGRWRIFVIEDADRMTERATNVLLKAIEEPPPRTVWMLCAPSPADVLPTIRSRCRVETLRIPAVEDVAALLRRRDGLDADTALLTARISQCHVGVARRLARDPEALARREDVLSLPLQTTAVSDAMGMAARLAQVSHAEAESSAAARDADELAALHRQLGLAEGEAVPPKLRQQVKRLEEDQARRRKRVTRDALDRSMLDLIGLFRDVLRVQLGAPGELVNEHRRAEVERYAAGAAGSPAEVVARIDAIGAARERLAQNVPEQLALEAMMLALLPARVRTPRPPR; from the coding sequence GTGAGCGCCCCCGCCGTCCCGCCGCCGGGGCACGACGCCGCCCAGGACACGGACGTCTTCGCGGACCTCGCCGGACAGGACGCCTCCGTGGCCCGTCTGCGCCGCGCCGCCGCCGAGCCCGGCCCCGCCCACGCCTGGCTCTTCACGGGCCCACCCGGCTCCGGGCGGTCCTCCGCGGCCCGGGCCTTCGCCGCGGCCCTGCAGTGCGCGGAGCCCGACCCCGCACGGCGCGGCTGCGGCCGGTGCCACGCGTGCCGCACCGTGCTGGGAGGGACGCACCCGGACGTCACCGTGCTGGCCACGGAGGCCGTGCACTACCGGATCGAGGACGTGCGCGCTCTCGTGGAGGCCGCCCAGTCCACCCCCGCCACCGGCCGTTGGCGGATCTTCGTGATCGAGGATGCCGACCGCATGACCGAGCGCGCCACCAACGTGCTGCTCAAGGCCATCGAGGAGCCGCCTCCGCGGACGGTGTGGATGCTGTGCGCCCCCTCGCCCGCGGACGTGCTGCCCACCATCCGCTCGCGCTGCCGCGTGGAGACCCTGCGCATCCCCGCGGTGGAGGACGTGGCCGCGCTGCTGCGGCGCCGGGACGGCCTGGATGCGGACACCGCACTGCTGACCGCCCGGATCTCGCAGTGCCACGTGGGCGTGGCCCGGCGGCTGGCCCGCGACCCCGAGGCCCTGGCCCGCCGCGAGGACGTCCTGTCCCTGCCCCTGCAGACCACGGCGGTCTCCGACGCCATGGGCATGGCCGCCCGCCTCGCGCAGGTCTCCCACGCGGAGGCGGAGTCCTCGGCGGCCGCCCGCGACGCCGACGAGCTCGCCGCCCTGCATCGGCAGCTCGGCCTCGCCGAGGGGGAGGCGGTGCCGCCCAAGCTGCGCCAGCAGGTCAAGCGGCTCGAGGAGGACCAGGCCCGGCGGCGCAAGCGGGTCACCCGGGACGCCCTGGACCGCTCCATGCTGGACCTGATCGGCCTGTTCCGGGACGTGCTGCGCGTGCAGCTGGGCGCGCCGGGGGAGCTCGTCAACGAGCACCGCCGCGCCGAGGTGGAGCGCTACGCCGCGGGCGCTGCAGGATCGCCGGCGGAGGTGGTCGCGCGCATCGACGCGATCGGCGCCGCCCGCGAGCGCCTGGCCCAGAACGTGCCGGAGCAGCTGGCCCTGGAGGCCATGATGCTCGCCCTCCTGCCGGCCCGCGTCCGCACGCCCCGTCCGCCGCGCTGA